tgatggaccgaataataaatgggtatattagggctaggtccccaacccatatagatagtctATCTAATTTGTTTCTCTTATCAGACAATAAGGTTTATGTTTTATCTCTCAAGAACACCCAAGAATGGCTATCAATATaaggttggaagacttaaaccgcACTCATATCATACATTCTGATCCAGGTtcagatccagaacaagaagatacaagatcaagagaagatcaagaagagaagaataacgaagaacgacttaatgaatCGTTCTTCACTCAAGATCCAGGTATGTTTCTGCAATTAcaatttatctcaatttatcgacatagagtatatagattataaacttaaggattaaagatttagattaaagattCCAAGTATAAGTATAATGATGATTAAATCATCACCGCACGCACAacaactcaaataaaaaaactttgatTTGACCCCTTTCATTATGGTTGGAAGTTTCGCTTGTGAAGTTGTAGGAGCTAAGCAGCAATACAAACTTAAATACACCATTTTATGAAACCATAATATCCTCATCAAATCTATATTAGTTATCCATTCTTGGCTTGATCTTGACCGGAAGGCCCATTGAGGGGTATGGCATAGGTCGACGGGTGATTTCTTCATTTGGGTGAACCGGTGACCACTCGAACATTGTCACCAACTTGTGGATTGTTGTGAGTGTCTCCACTCTCGCAAACTCGTTTCCAATACAAGTGTGCATTCCTCCTCCAAATGGAATATATGCATAAGGTGGAATTACTCTTGATGGGTTGTCAAAGCGACTAGGGTCAAATTCCTTAGGATTATGAAAGATATTCTCATCCATGTGTGTGGCACATGATAGCCACATAACCTTACCAAACAccataaaaacaataattagttTCACAATGACAAGATCAAAACATACCAACACTATTATAAAGATTAGATATCTTAATTTAGTTCAAATGTGTACGAAATTACCTGCCACCCTTTTGGTATGTCGAAACCATCGAAACATATGTCTTTGCTAGCCATTCTAAAGTTACCAAACACGGGAGGAATTATTCTCATCATCTCTTGAGCAACTCTCCAAGTATACTTCATTTTTTGCATATCTGCCCATGTTAGTTTTTTCTCGCccttttcttctttaattttcttGACTTCCATTTGCTCTACAAcaattttcaaaacaattttaattagtCTGCAGAAACATAATACCGTATTCTATCTTTTCAAATTGTGGTTAGAATATTGATATTGTTTACCTTGTAGGATTTTGTTGTAGATATCCTTGTCTCTTGACATCTTCAATACCATGAGACTCAAAAGAATTGCACTAGTATCATGACTAGCTATTATCAAGGTAATGAAGTTGTCCACAATCTCGTCGTCAGTAATAGGCTTCTCATCCCCATCTCTCAAAGCTGCAAAGGATGACAACACATCATTTGAAGGTAAACAAGCCCCCTTGGCTAGATCCTCCTTACGCTTCCTAATAATGGGAAGAAGATGATTAACAAGCCTTGTTCGCGATTGCAAGCCTCTCCTATAAAGTGTTCCTGGAAAGTTCACAGGAATAGACCATATAGCCTCGAGGACCACCTTGAGCTCGTCAAGGAATATATTCTTTATAGTCAGGTCTTGGAAGCCGAAGAGGATGGTGCATGCAATTTCAAACGTGACATTTTTCATGAAAGGGACAATGTAAAGGATGTCAACTTCTTTTGTTTCATTGAGCAACAAGGAAGTGACTTGATCATCCATTTGTCCGACATAGTTTTGAATGTTTTCTTGCTTCAAGAAGCTCAACATTGCACCTTTTACTAACTTGTATCTGTATTCAAATATcaaatgtataattatattaattggaCATAACTATGACTTAATGGAGAAAAAATTCATATGATATAACTCTTAGATTTATTGAGTTattatatgtaaatattatgtttttgcGTTATCGTTTATTCATAACCAAATTAGTGAGGGATATTCTATTTAAGTTATTTGGTTAAGTAACGATTATTTGTTGGTATTGTACAATTTATTATGGGTAGAAATCAGATACttatgtattatttataataaactaaataataaataagggaaaatataaataagattgtGGTCCCGATTGATAAACGATAGTTTCATTTTTCATAACCTCCATCAttagagagaagaaagaaaaacgaTCTACAGAATTAGAAGAATAAACCCACGATAAATCAAAAGTTTTCATAAATGATTGAAGTAGGCTTCCGCATTTTAGACACAGAGACTAAAGATTATGTATAGGATTCAAGATCAAAACTAAAGATTATGTTTAGGATTATAAATCACATCTAGACTAGAATCTAACAATAACATTTTTGTAACATTTGTAacacattattaaatataagttaggGTCTTTTGTATCTTAAAAAATGGACTACAATGACATTTAATCAACTATacttgattatttattttatttttgttaattacaatacaaaactattatttacatgtttctaaaatctaaaatacacttgagaatcATAATATAGATACCTTGATCCTGTAAGTGAAAATATGTTGGATTTTCCGCCCATAGCAGCTATAGTCTTTGGTTGTTTACCGACAAAAACACTTTCATCAGATCCGAGTACGAATTTATTCCCTGCGAGGCCAACAAAGACCACTGTCTTGCTTCCCATCAATGATGTCTTGAACACTTTCCCATATTTATCTACTCTTTCTTTAACCCACTCGGGCCCTCGGTCTTTCCTCTGGGATTGAAGAAAACTAAACGTTTCTCCTATGACAGGCCATCCAAGAGACCCTTTGGGAAGATTTTTTAAACCACTTTCTCTCCTTACCCTAATGAGTTTTGAGAAAATGAAAGCTGTGAAAAGAGTAATGGCTATTAAGAGAATCAATGACATCTTCTTAATTGCTTTGGTTAATTTGAAAACCAACCTAAATTGAATGGAGTTGCATGCATGTTTGGTTTATATAGCAATAAACTTAGGGT
This is a stretch of genomic DNA from Impatiens glandulifera chromosome 4, dImpGla2.1, whole genome shotgun sequence. It encodes these proteins:
- the LOC124934898 gene encoding taxadiene 5-alpha hydroxylase-like, with amino-acid sequence MSLILLIAITLFTAFIFSKLIRVRRESGLKNLPKGSLGWPVIGETFSFLQSQRKDRGPEWVKERVDKYGKVFKTSLMGSKTVVFVGLAGNKFVLGSDESVFVGKQPKTIAAMGGKSNIFSLTGSRYKLVKGAMLSFLKQENIQNYVGQMDDQVTSLLLNETKEVDILYIVPFMKNVTFEIACTILFGFQDLTIKNIFLDELKVVLEAIWSIPVNFPGTLYRRGLQSRTRLVNHLLPIIRKRKEDLAKGACLPSNDVLSSFAALRDGDEKPITDDEIVDNFITLIIASHDTSAILLSLMVLKMSRDKDIYNKILQEQMEVKKIKEEKGEKKLTWADMQKMKYTWRVAQEMMRIIPPVFGNFRMASKDICFDGFDIPKGWQVMWLSCATHMDENIFHNPKEFDPSRFDNPSRVIPPYAYIPFGGGMHTCIGNEFARVETLTTIHKLVTMFEWSPVHPNEEITRRPMPYPSMGLPVKIKPRMDN